One part of the Pirellulales bacterium genome encodes these proteins:
- a CDS encoding transaldolase family protein translates to MMTSPLRSLIASGTKLWLDSIDPDLVAENFALGASGATSNPIIVSGLLETGRFDSSLEELLQKGLSDEEIAWQMTDQLVRGAQQVFLPVWEKTGGNDGYVSFELDPLLEDVRQTMSQEERSKHYIQLGKKWAAGHKNRMIKVPATPAGLGALEELVAAGVTVNVTLIFSMRQYIAARDAVWRGARRRSGLSHFKSVYSIFVSRLDVYTEKAVPSLSPAAQGMVGIVNAKRIWATNVEFWKQNKTPLSQEMIFASTGTKKKEDPPWKYVEAFAGSDIETNPPATNEAVEKSGRTITRHVDELPPQAVLDEIDAKVDIKHLEETLMEEGLKKFADPQHALLQMIAKKRGALAPH, encoded by the coding sequence ATGATGACGTCCCCCCTCAGGTCCCTCATTGCCAGTGGAACGAAGCTGTGGCTCGATTCCATCGATCCCGATTTGGTCGCCGAGAACTTCGCCCTGGGCGCCAGCGGTGCTACCTCGAACCCGATCATCGTGTCGGGACTGCTCGAAACCGGGCGCTTTGATAGCAGCCTGGAGGAGTTGCTGCAGAAGGGGCTCTCGGACGAGGAAATCGCCTGGCAGATGACCGATCAGTTGGTCCGCGGCGCTCAGCAGGTCTTTCTACCGGTTTGGGAGAAAACCGGCGGCAACGACGGGTACGTCAGCTTCGAGCTCGACCCCCTGCTGGAGGACGTGCGGCAAACCATGTCGCAGGAAGAGCGCAGCAAGCACTACATCCAGTTGGGAAAGAAATGGGCGGCCGGGCACAAGAACCGCATGATCAAGGTGCCGGCAACGCCCGCGGGGCTGGGGGCTCTCGAAGAACTCGTCGCGGCGGGTGTAACAGTGAACGTCACCCTGATCTTCAGCATGCGACAGTACATCGCCGCCCGCGACGCCGTGTGGCGCGGCGCCCGACGCCGCAGCGGTTTAAGTCACTTCAAGAGCGTTTACAGCATCTTTGTGTCGCGGTTGGACGTTTACACCGAAAAGGCCGTCCCCAGCCTCTCGCCCGCGGCGCAGGGCATGGTGGGTATCGTCAACGCCAAGCGGATCTGGGCCACGAATGTCGAGTTCTGGAAGCAGAACAAGACGCCGCTTTCCCAGGAAATGATCTTTGCCAGCACCGGCACGAAAAAGAAGGAAGATCCTCCCTGGAAGTACGTCGAGGCGTTCGCCGGCAGCGACATCGAGACCAATCCTCCGGCCACGAACGAAGCGGTGGAAAAAAGCGGCCGAACGATCACGCGCCACGTCGATGAATTGCCCCCCCAGGCCGTGCTCGACGAGATTGACGCCAAGGTCGATATCAAGCACCTGGAAGAGACGTTGATGGAGGAAGGGCTGAAGAAATTCGCCGATCCGCAGCACGCCTTGTTGCAGATGATTGCCAAGAAACGCGGCGCGCTTGCCCCTCATTAG
- a CDS encoding BBP7 family outer membrane beta-barrel protein, with amino-acid sequence MPRVLSKLAIAVALALAPPLAVCGSAQSTDYAMALRRQGYVQPVEEEVIEPGVMEEPADGPEAYYDEDDGPLVGEFGEQFDDNSCLFPGAGPYEENESLFPDGTFKNCGPMWYSNVAFTMMQRSAPTHQGTALPVAQNLEEIFSSTTSIITRPLVMGTSGVDFHFTPGMRATLGRNLFEDILHRQHSVEFTFIGLNTWSTSGVAIGSGQITGPNFIRAANLFSLFPFAVGGFNNATMMTMADSSSFSNWELNYRIAKLPRPDRITQLPDGTWMQVATPTLVPSFLFGFRMFNLNDHFNWFSTGTNTNGTTFTGVYNVKTTNLLAGAQIGGDLVMNQNIWQLGMRAKAGVYGNLARQWSDVEINDPVAGNSSGSGQGQVPTTAFIGDLGFFGTTRLTERIHFRAGYDLIWVGGIANAAEQLQYTTNIAPVVRKNGHMLLQGVNLGFDICW; translated from the coding sequence GTGCCGCGAGTGCTGTCAAAGCTTGCGATCGCCGTCGCGTTGGCCCTGGCGCCGCCGCTGGCCGTGTGCGGTTCCGCGCAAAGCACGGATTACGCCATGGCGTTGCGCCGGCAAGGCTACGTGCAGCCGGTCGAAGAGGAGGTCATCGAGCCTGGCGTCATGGAAGAACCGGCCGATGGCCCAGAGGCTTATTACGACGAAGACGACGGGCCGCTGGTCGGCGAGTTCGGCGAGCAATTCGACGACAACTCGTGCTTATTCCCGGGCGCGGGCCCCTATGAAGAGAACGAGTCGCTGTTTCCCGACGGCACTTTCAAGAACTGCGGCCCGATGTGGTACTCGAACGTCGCGTTCACGATGATGCAGCGATCGGCGCCCACGCACCAGGGAACAGCGCTACCGGTTGCACAGAATCTCGAAGAAATATTCTCGAGCACTACCTCCATAATCACCAGACCGTTGGTGATGGGCACGAGCGGTGTGGACTTTCATTTCACGCCGGGCATGCGAGCCACGCTAGGGCGCAATCTGTTCGAAGACATCCTGCACCGGCAACACTCGGTTGAATTCACGTTCATCGGGCTGAATACCTGGTCCACCAGCGGCGTGGCGATTGGCTCGGGACAAATCACTGGGCCGAATTTTATCAGGGCTGCCAACCTCTTTTCGCTATTTCCGTTTGCCGTCGGCGGTTTCAACAACGCGACGATGATGACCATGGCTGATTCTTCCAGTTTCAGCAACTGGGAGCTCAACTACCGCATCGCCAAGCTGCCGCGCCCCGACCGCATTACGCAGCTTCCCGATGGCACGTGGATGCAGGTCGCGACGCCAACGCTCGTGCCGTCATTCCTGTTCGGCTTTCGCATGTTCAACCTCAACGATCACTTTAATTGGTTCAGCACGGGCACAAATACGAACGGAACCACGTTCACCGGCGTTTACAACGTCAAGACGACCAACCTTCTGGCCGGTGCCCAGATCGGCGGCGACCTCGTCATGAACCAAAACATCTGGCAGTTAGGCATGCGCGCGAAAGCCGGCGTGTACGGGAATCTGGCCCGTCAATGGTCTGACGTCGAAATCAACGATCCCGTGGCTGGCAATTCGTCGGGAAGCGGTCAGGGACAGGTGCCCACGACGGCGTTCATTGGCGACTTGGGCTTTTTCGGCACGACCCGCCTCACCGAGCGGATCCACTTCCGTGCTGGGTACGACCTGATATGGGTCGGCGGCATCGCCAATGCCGCGGAACAGTTGCAGTACACCACCAACATCGCCCCGGTGGTACGCAAGAACGGCCACATGCTGCTGCAAGGCGTGAACCTGGGCTTCGATATTTGCTGGTAG